In a single window of the Micromonospora inositola genome:
- a CDS encoding WhiB family transcriptional regulator, translating into MSNVRRLPGPIVDLWDWQRLGACRGRDSAQFFHPDGERGSSRLRRESGAKAVCRACPVRAECAAHALAVREPYGVWGGFSESERLRLLALGWEDLADRRQSRVDVARLEARLGRPHKSTVPDQRKIA; encoded by the coding sequence ATGTCGAACGTACGTAGACTGCCCGGACCCATCGTCGATCTCTGGGACTGGCAGCGGCTCGGTGCCTGCCGGGGCCGGGACAGCGCCCAGTTCTTCCACCCGGACGGCGAGCGCGGCTCGTCGCGGCTGCGCCGCGAGTCCGGCGCCAAGGCCGTCTGCCGGGCCTGCCCGGTGCGCGCCGAGTGCGCCGCGCACGCCCTCGCGGTCCGCGAGCCGTACGGCGTGTGGGGCGGATTCAGCGAGTCCGAGCGGCTCCGGCTGCTCGCCCTCGGCTGGGAGGACCTGGCCGACCGCCGGCAGAGCCGGGTCGACGTCGCCCGACTGGAGGCCCGCCTCGGCCGGCCGCACAAGTCGACCGTGCCGGACCAGCGGAAGATCGCCTGA
- the guaB gene encoding IMP dehydrogenase, whose translation MENSPSTDLPAGADNGELGGHLPELPAGSARVVPLGLTFDDVLLQPGESDVVPSRVNTRTRLTRNVELTVPLLSSAMDTVTEARMAIAMARQGGIGVLHRNLSLEDQALQVDLVKRSESGMITNPVTASPDDTLREVDELCGRYRISGVPVVDADGQLVGIVTNRDMRFVSDPATPVHSIMTRPPLITAPVGVSKDDALDLLRRHKVEKLPIVDESGRLRGLITVKDFTKSEQYPNATKDAAGRLRVAAAVGVGEDAYKRARTLVDAGVDVLIVDTAHGHQRAVLDMVRQLKSDVAIDIVGGNVATYAGAKALVDAGADGIKVGVGPGAICTTRIVAGVGVPQITAIMEAARAARPAGVPVIGDGGIQYSGDIAKALVAGADTVMLGSLLAGCEESPGELIFINGKQYKAYRGMGSLGAMQSRGQAKSYSKDRYFQQDVLAEDKLVPEGVEGQVPYRGPLSAVAHQLIGGLRAAMGYVGAESIPELHRRGQLIRITAAGLKESHPHDIQMTVEAPNYHSR comes from the coding sequence GTGGAAAATTCGCCCAGCACCGATCTTCCGGCCGGCGCCGACAACGGCGAGCTGGGCGGTCACCTGCCGGAGCTGCCCGCCGGCTCGGCGCGGGTGGTGCCGCTCGGGCTGACCTTCGACGACGTGCTGCTCCAGCCGGGCGAGTCGGACGTCGTGCCCAGCCGGGTCAACACCCGCACGAGGCTCACCCGCAACGTCGAGCTGACCGTGCCGCTGCTCTCCAGCGCGATGGACACCGTCACCGAGGCGCGGATGGCGATCGCCATGGCCCGGCAGGGTGGCATCGGCGTGCTGCACCGCAACCTCTCCCTGGAGGACCAGGCGCTCCAGGTCGACCTGGTGAAGCGCTCCGAGTCGGGCATGATCACCAACCCGGTCACCGCCAGCCCGGACGACACCCTCCGGGAGGTCGACGAGCTCTGCGGGCGGTACCGGATCTCCGGCGTGCCGGTGGTCGACGCCGACGGCCAGCTGGTCGGCATCGTCACCAACCGCGACATGCGCTTCGTCTCCGACCCGGCCACCCCGGTCCACTCGATCATGACCCGGCCCCCGCTGATCACCGCCCCGGTCGGGGTGAGCAAGGACGACGCGCTCGACCTGCTGCGCCGGCACAAGGTGGAGAAGCTGCCGATCGTCGACGAGTCGGGCCGGCTGCGCGGCCTGATCACCGTCAAGGACTTCACCAAGAGCGAGCAGTACCCGAACGCCACCAAGGACGCCGCCGGCCGGCTCCGGGTCGCCGCCGCGGTCGGCGTCGGCGAGGACGCGTACAAGCGGGCCCGCACTCTGGTCGACGCGGGCGTGGACGTGCTCATCGTGGACACCGCGCACGGGCACCAGCGGGCCGTGCTGGACATGGTCCGCCAGCTCAAGTCCGACGTCGCCATCGACATCGTCGGCGGCAACGTGGCCACGTACGCCGGCGCGAAGGCGCTGGTCGATGCGGGCGCCGACGGCATCAAGGTGGGTGTCGGCCCGGGCGCGATCTGCACCACCCGGATCGTCGCCGGGGTCGGCGTACCGCAGATCACCGCGATCATGGAGGCCGCGCGGGCCGCCCGGCCGGCCGGCGTGCCGGTCATCGGCGACGGCGGCATCCAGTACTCCGGCGACATCGCCAAGGCGCTCGTGGCCGGCGCCGACACGGTGATGCTCGGCAGCCTGCTGGCCGGCTGCGAGGAGAGCCCCGGTGAGCTGATCTTCATCAACGGCAAGCAGTACAAGGCGTACCGGGGGATGGGCTCGCTCGGCGCGATGCAGTCCCGCGGCCAGGCCAAGTCCTACTCCAAGGACCGCTACTTCCAGCAGGACGTGCTCGCCGAGGACAAGCTGGTCCCCGAGGGCGTCGAGGGCCAGGTGCCCTACCGTGGCCCGCTCTCCGCGGTCGCCCACCAGCTCATCGGCGGGCTGCGGGCCGCGATGGGCTACGTCGGCGCGGAGAGCATCCCCGAGCTGCACCGGCGGGGCCAGCTCATCCGGATCACCGCGGCCGGGCTCAAGGAGAGCCACCCGCACGACATCCAGATGACGGTCGAGGCGCCGAACTACCACTCCCGCTGA
- a CDS encoding DUF5319 domain-containing protein, with product MHDEPIDPFNGDPADPTAGLQDPREDDPLDPLTEVERQDVLEDLADLEIYQALLAPIGVRGLVIECEDCREPHYFDWDLLRGNLRHLLSSGRPRVHEPAYDPDPDHYVTWDYARGYADGVHDTLTEGTEEDDSSDA from the coding sequence GTGCACGACGAGCCCATCGACCCGTTCAACGGCGACCCGGCCGATCCGACCGCCGGCTTGCAGGATCCGCGCGAGGATGACCCGCTGGACCCGCTGACCGAGGTCGAGCGTCAGGACGTCCTGGAGGATCTCGCCGACCTGGAGATCTACCAGGCCCTGCTGGCGCCGATCGGGGTGCGCGGGCTGGTCATCGAGTGCGAGGACTGCCGCGAGCCGCACTACTTCGACTGGGACCTGCTCCGGGGCAACCTGCGCCACCTGCTCAGCTCCGGTCGGCCGCGGGTGCACGAGCCGGCCTACGACCCGGACCCGGACCACTACGTCACCTGGGACTACGCCCGCGGCTACGCCGACGGGGTGCACGACACACTGACCGAGGGCACCGAGGAGGACGACTCCTCGGACGCCTGA
- a CDS encoding helix-turn-helix transcriptional regulator, with amino-acid sequence MRTVLVCVRTPTAAQQLTSAAARLGLSAIVRTAVSDPEVMLRLAERPVDVVLADTALTRPDSAGFVRRVLARAPQAAVLLLGTEESEAAAATISAGARGLIQGADHDLTSAVAKALLLLAAPGRPARHRVTDPARDAAAVGGPVRPAAPGRPAPGWATVPGEGTGGVPTVVPVQRGDDEPEPAAGEPEPAPPSGQQRAGARTGRNPVGLTERELQVLLGMAEGKSNAEIGRELFVSEDTVKTHARRLFRKLGARDRAHAVAAGFRAGLVA; translated from the coding sequence GTGCGTACCGTTCTCGTGTGCGTTCGGACACCGACCGCGGCCCAGCAGCTGACCTCCGCGGCGGCCCGACTCGGGCTGTCCGCGATCGTCCGGACCGCCGTCTCCGATCCCGAGGTGATGCTGCGGCTCGCCGAGCGTCCGGTGGACGTCGTGCTCGCCGACACCGCCCTCACCCGGCCCGACAGCGCCGGCTTCGTACGCCGGGTGCTCGCCCGGGCGCCCCAGGCCGCGGTGCTGCTGCTCGGCACCGAGGAGTCCGAGGCGGCCGCGGCCACCATCAGCGCCGGGGCGCGGGGGTTGATCCAGGGCGCCGACCACGACCTCACCAGCGCGGTGGCGAAGGCGCTGCTGCTGCTCGCCGCGCCCGGACGGCCGGCCCGGCACCGGGTCACCGACCCGGCCCGGGACGCCGCGGCCGTCGGCGGGCCGGTACGGCCCGCGGCGCCGGGGCGGCCGGCGCCCGGCTGGGCGACCGTCCCCGGGGAGGGAACGGGCGGGGTGCCGACGGTGGTGCCGGTGCAGCGCGGCGACGACGAGCCCGAGCCGGCCGCCGGTGAGCCGGAACCCGCGCCGCCGAGTGGCCAGCAGCGCGCCGGCGCGCGAACCGGCCGGAACCCCGTCGGCCTGACCGAACGGGAGCTCCAGGTGCTGCTCGGCATGGCCGAGGGGAAGAGCAACGCGGAGATCGGCCGGGAGTTGTTCGTCTCCGAGGACACCGTCAAGACCCACGCCCGGCGGCTGTTCCGCAAGCTCGGCGCCCGGGACCGGGCGCACGCCGTGGCCGCCGGCTTCCGCGCCGGACTGGTCGCCTGA